The following are encoded together in the Neospora caninum Liverpool complete genome, chromosome IV genome:
- a CDS encoding putative septum formation protein maf encodes MVVENSCEMRSPARLAGAHSLLRLLPVFGSFSKKHKGDSPQRACQDSASNRTQTLAPSPSTSSSVAPAESESRTPSVVLASASVRRLDLCRSVLDLDVECMPSDFEAIRSFANPPTICDTNKVGGAAEPESDGGQTGVVSLDEEARFLVKLVAESEAERAQTKAPSKFPSSVGWGAEVYALKTANGKARSVARGIWNTDEASLNPANRGPPRDEGADSVHTFVIGADTVVDLDGQILEKPKDEEDALQMLTRLSGRTHAVHTAVCLYSRQGGAERPVAAFVETTKVTMVAFGHEDIKAYVRTGEPMDKAGSYGIQGIAGQFVSRIEGCFFNVVGLPVTRLAEALLDLWRRSLI; translated from the exons ATGGTTGTGGAGAACTCGTGCGAGATGCGAAGCCCCGCGCGCCTCGCAGGAGCCCactcgctgcttcgcctcctccctgTCTTTGGCTCTTTCAGCAAAAAGCACAAGGGTGATTCGCCTCAGAGAGCCTGCCAAGACTCCGCGTCAAACCGTACACAGACGcttgcgccgtcgccttctaCTTCCTCCAGTGTCGCTCCCGCGGAGTCTGAGTCACGGACTCCCTCTGTGGTTCTCGCCAGTGCGAGTGTTCGGCGATTGGACTTGTGCCGCAGCGTGCTGGATTTGGACGTCGAGTGCATGCCTTCCGACTTTGAAGCAATTCGTAGCTTCGCAAATCCCCCAACAATTTGCGACACGAACAAGGTGGGGGGCGCTGCAGAGCCTGAGAGCGACGGTGGGCAGACGGGTGTCGTGTCTCTTGACGAAGAAGCGCGTTTCCTTGTGAAACTCGTggcggaaagcgaagcgGAACGGGCTCAAACAAAG GCACCCAGCAAGTTCCCATCGTCTGTGGGGTGGGGAGCGGAGGTCTACGCTCTTAAAACGGCGAATGGAAAGGCTCGAAGCGTAGCTAGAGGAATCTGGAACACTGACGAGGCTTCTCTCAATCCTGCGAATCGAGGGCCGCCTCGAGACGAGGGTGCGGACTCAGTCCATACGT TCGTCATCGGAGCTGACACCGTTGTCGACCTGGACGGGCAGATTTTGGAGAAACccaaagacgaggaagacgcactgCAAATGCTCACACGCTTGAGTGGACGAACGCATGCGGTCCACACAGCAGTCTGTCTTTACTCTCGACAAGGTGGAGCGGAACGTCCTGTGGCTGCTTTCGTTGAAACGACGAAAGTGACAATGGTGGCTTTCGGCCACGAAGACATCAAGGCGTACGTACGTACCGGGGAGCCGATGGACAAAGCAG GCAGCTACGGCATCCAAGGCATTGCCGGCCAGTTCGTTTCTCGAATCGAGGGATGTTTCTTCAACGTTGTAGGCCTGCCGGTGACGAGGCTTGCGGAGGCTCTCCTTGACCTCTGGCGACGGTCGTTGATATGA
- a CDS encoding calmodulin-like domain protein kinase isoenzyme gamma, related, whose protein sequence is MGQQESSLGAASSEPRLRGNAGAAGGAGDKLHATPGMFVQHSTAIFSDRYKGQRVLGKGSFGEVILCKDKITGQECAVKVISKRQVKQKTDKESLLREVQLLKQLDHPNIMKLYEFFEDKGYYYLVGEVYTGGELFDEIISRKRFSEVDAARIIRQVLSGITYMHKNKIVHRDLKPENLLLESKSKDANIRIIDFGLSTHFEASKKMKDKIGTAYYIAPEVLHGTYDEKCDVWSTGVILYILLSGCPPFNGANEYDILKKVEKGKYTFELPQWKKVSESAKDLIRKMLTYVPSMRISARDALDHEWIQTYTKEQISVDVPSLDNAILNIRQFQGTQKLAQAALLYMGSKLTSQDETKELTAIFHKMDKNGDGQLDRAELIEGYKELMKMKGQDASMLDASAVEHEVDQVLDAVDFDKNGYIEYSEFVTVAMDRKTLLSRERLERAFRMFDSDNSGKISSSELATIFGVSDVDSETWKNVLAEVDKNNDGEVDFDEFQQMLLKLCGN, encoded by the exons ATGGGACAGCAGGAAAGTTCTCTTGGAGCGGCGTCCTCTGAGCCACGTTTGCGCGGGAATGCAGGGGCCGCCGGTGGAGCGGGAGACAAGCTCCATGCGACGCCGGGTATGTTTGTGCAGCATTCCACTGCAATCTTCTCCGACCG GTACAAGGGGCAGAGGGTGCTAGGCAAAGGATCTTTCGGCGAGGTGATTTTGTGCAAAGACAAGATCACGGGCCAGGAATGTGCGGTGAAGGTGATCAGCAAGCGACAggtgaagcagaagacggacaaggagtcgctgctgcgcgagGTCCAGTTGCTCAAGCAACTGGACCACCCAAACATCATGAAGCTCTACGAATTCTTCGAAGACAAGGGCTACTACTACCTCGTGGGCGAAGTGTACACGGGAGGCGAACTGTTCGACGAGATCATTTCTCGCAAGCGGTTCAGCGAGGTCGATGCGGCGCGGATCATCCGCCAGGTCCTCAGTGGCATCACCTACATGCACAAAAACAAAATCGTTCATCGCGACCTGAAGCCCGAAAACCTCCTTCTCGAAAGCAAAAGCAAAGATGCCAACATCCGCATCATCGACTTTGGCCTCAGCACACACTTCGAGGCCAGCAAGAAAATGAAAGACAAAATCGGCAC TGCCTACTACATCGCACCCGAGGTCCTCCACGGCACCTACGACGAAAAATGCGACGTCTGGTCAACCGGCGTTATTCTCTATATCCTTCTTTCCG GATGCCCGCCGTTCAACGGAGCGAACGAGTACGACATTCTCAAGAAAGTTGAGAAAG GCAAATACACATTTGAACTGCCGCAGTGGAAGAAGGTTTCAGAAAGCGCGAAGGATTTGATTCGCAAAATGCTGACCTACGTTCCCAGCATGCGAATCAGCGCGCGCGACGCTCTGGACCATGAATGGATTCAGACGTACACGAAGGAGCAAATCAGCGTTGACGTACCCTCCCTTGACAACGCCATCCTCAACATCCG GCAGTTCCAAGGCACGCAGAAGCTTGCCCAAGCGGCGCTGCTCTACATGGGCTCGAAGCTGACTAGCCAggacgagacgaaggagTTGACTGCCATCTTCCACAAGATGGACAAGAACGGCGACGGTCAGCTCGACCGTGCAGAACTCATTGAGGGCTACAAGGAGCTAATGAAGATGAAGGGGCAAGACGCCAGCATGCTCGACGCGAGCGCCGTCGAACACGAAGTTGACCAGGTTTTGGACGCGGTCGACTTTGACAAAAACGGCTACATCGAGTACTCCG AGTTCGTCACCGTGGCGATGGACAGAAAGACGCTGCTATCGCGGGAACGTCTGGAGCGCGCCTTCCGCATGTTTGATTCGGACAACTCGGGAAAGATCTCCTCCTCAGAACTGGCCACA ATCTTTGGAGTGTCCGATGTGGATAGCGAGACGTGGAAGAACGTGCTGGCTGAGGTCGATAAGAACAACGACGGCGAAGTCGACTTTGACGAGTTTCAGCAAATGCTCCTGAAGCTTTGCGGAAACTAA